The following proteins come from a genomic window of Sphaerisporangium rubeum:
- a CDS encoding ATP-binding protein — MTAGGIGTMLEPVSAAHCLEVTREIGFQRLLRSSGREDTTTCPLRPQADSVRTARDVTRSTLRRWGFEDLGDDAALVVSELVTNAVRYAPHAARRLDSHPIVLMLLRLTPHVLLAVSDPSDDIPRPKEPDFVSEHGRGLYIVDTYSTCWGWDVLDEGGKAVWALFRTRN; from the coding sequence ATGACAGCGGGAGGTATCGGCACCATGCTGGAGCCCGTGTCCGCGGCCCACTGCCTGGAAGTGACACGCGAGATCGGGTTCCAGAGACTGCTGCGCTCCAGCGGCAGGGAGGACACCACCACCTGCCCTCTCCGCCCGCAGGCCGACTCGGTGCGCACCGCCAGGGACGTCACCCGCAGCACCTTGCGCCGATGGGGTTTCGAGGACCTCGGCGACGACGCCGCACTCGTGGTCTCCGAGCTCGTGACCAACGCCGTCCGCTACGCCCCCCACGCCGCGCGGCGTCTCGACTCCCACCCGATCGTCCTGATGCTTCTCAGGCTCACCCCGCACGTGCTGCTCGCGGTCTCCGACCCGAGCGACGACATCCCCCGGCCCAAAGAGCCCGATTTCGTCTCAGAGCACGGCCGCGGCCTGTACATCGTGGACACCTACAGCACCTGCTGGGGCTGGGACGTCCTGGATGAAGGCGGCAAAGCCGTCTGGGCCCTGTTCCGCACCCGTAACTGA
- a CDS encoding dihydrolipoyl dehydrogenase family protein has protein sequence MGTEKEGKRKDEFDVVVLGLGPGGEDLGQRLAEAGLAVAGVEAELVGGECPYWACVPSKMMLRAAEVLAECRRVPGLAGTSHAQPDWGPVARRIREEATDDWNDKVAAERFAGTGATLVRGRGRITGDREVTVEPSGSGGEARVLRARRGVVVATGTVPAIPPVPGLAETPYWTNREAVSTDRVPESLIVLGGGAVGVELAQAFARFGAEVTLVESAERLLPGEEPEAGELLARTFAAEGITVRTGTKVTRVDHHGSAFTAMTEDGSYRAERLLVATGRRVDLAAVGAGAMGLDESAKAIEVDDHMRAADGLWAIGDVTGEGAFTHVAIYQAGVALADILGEAGPVWRRDAVPRVTFTDPEVGGVGLTEAKARQAGVPVRVVTGDLSGRGWIHQAEGFVKLVAEDGADPVLVGASAAGPYAGEVLGMLTLAVHARVPVRELKSMIYAYPTFHRAVGDALKKMD, from the coding sequence ATGGGCACGGAGAAAGAAGGCAAGAGGAAAGACGAGTTCGATGTCGTCGTGCTGGGGCTCGGGCCCGGTGGCGAGGATCTTGGTCAGCGGCTGGCGGAGGCGGGGCTGGCCGTGGCGGGGGTGGAGGCCGAGCTGGTCGGTGGGGAGTGCCCGTACTGGGCCTGTGTGCCGTCCAAGATGATGCTCCGCGCGGCGGAGGTGCTGGCCGAGTGCCGGCGTGTTCCCGGGCTGGCGGGGACGTCGCACGCGCAGCCGGACTGGGGGCCGGTGGCGCGCAGGATCAGGGAAGAGGCGACCGACGACTGGAACGACAAGGTCGCGGCGGAGCGTTTCGCGGGTACGGGTGCCACGCTGGTGCGTGGGAGGGGACGGATCACCGGGGACCGTGAGGTGACCGTGGAGCCCTCGGGGAGCGGCGGGGAGGCCCGGGTGCTGCGTGCGCGGCGCGGGGTCGTGGTCGCCACCGGCACCGTGCCGGCGATTCCGCCGGTCCCGGGGCTCGCGGAGACCCCGTACTGGACCAACCGTGAAGCCGTCAGTACCGACAGGGTGCCGGAGTCGCTGATCGTGCTCGGCGGCGGCGCCGTCGGGGTGGAGTTGGCGCAGGCGTTCGCGCGGTTCGGCGCCGAGGTCACGCTGGTGGAGTCCGCCGAGCGGCTGCTGCCGGGTGAGGAGCCCGAGGCGGGTGAGTTGCTGGCCAGGACGTTCGCCGCGGAAGGCATCACGGTGCGCACCGGGACGAAGGTGACGCGGGTCGACCACCACGGGTCGGCGTTCACCGCCATGACCGAGGACGGCAGTTACCGCGCGGAGCGGCTGCTGGTCGCCACCGGCCGCCGGGTCGATCTCGCGGCCGTCGGAGCGGGAGCGATGGGGCTCGACGAGTCCGCGAAGGCCATCGAGGTGGACGACCACATGCGGGCCGCGGACGGGCTGTGGGCCATCGGCGACGTCACGGGGGAGGGAGCGTTCACGCATGTGGCGATCTACCAGGCAGGCGTCGCGCTGGCGGACATCCTCGGCGAGGCGGGTCCGGTGTGGCGGCGTGACGCCGTGCCGCGGGTGACCTTCACCGACCCCGAGGTCGGCGGTGTGGGACTGACCGAGGCCAAGGCGCGCCAGGCGGGGGTCCCGGTGCGGGTGGTCACCGGTGACCTGTCGGGCCGGGGGTGGATCCACCAGGCGGAGGGCTTCGTCAAGCTGGTGGCCGAGGACGGCGCCGACCCGGTGCTGGTGGGGGCGAGCGCGGCGGGGCCGTACGCGGGTGAGGTGCTCGGCATGCTCACTCTGGCGGTGCACGCGCGGGTGCCGGTGCGGGAGCTGAAGTCAATGATCTACGCATATCCGACATTCCACCGGGCAGTGGGGGACGCGCTGAAGAAGATGGACTGA
- a CDS encoding TIGR03086 family metal-binding protein: MTVGIREAYRRALDGCAAQVQRVGPGQWRDPTPCSGWDVRTLVNHLVQECLFVPELLSGRSVAEVGDLFEGDLLGDDPVKAFDVAAAAAVRATAPPDVLGRVVRLSFGDVPCEEYLTELFADALIHTWDVATAVGRPVRLDPELVRLCTEWFAGAEADDTQALGEHPGTDPLTRLLAAWGRHG; encoded by the coding sequence ATGACGGTGGGCATCCGCGAGGCGTACCGGCGTGCGCTCGACGGCTGCGCGGCGCAGGTGCAGCGGGTCGGCCCGGGGCAGTGGCGCGACCCCACGCCGTGCTCGGGCTGGGACGTGCGCACCCTGGTCAACCACCTCGTGCAGGAGTGCCTGTTCGTCCCCGAGCTGTTGTCGGGCCGCTCGGTCGCGGAGGTCGGCGACCTTTTCGAGGGCGACCTGCTCGGCGACGACCCGGTGAAGGCGTTCGACGTGGCGGCCGCGGCCGCCGTGCGGGCCACCGCGCCACCGGACGTACTCGGCCGCGTGGTGCGATTATCGTTCGGCGACGTCCCGTGCGAGGAGTACCTGACCGAGTTGTTCGCGGACGCGCTGATCCACACATGGGACGTCGCGACCGCCGTCGGCCGGCCGGTGCGGCTCGATCCCGAGCTGGTGCGGTTGTGCACCGAGTGGTTCGCGGGTGCCGAGGCCGACGACACGCAGGCCCTCGGCGAGCACCCCGGCACCGACCCTCTGACACGCCTGCTGGCCGCCTGGGGCCGGCACGGCTGA
- a CDS encoding 50S ribosomal protein bL37 has product MGRRARKGRARKKKRANHGRRPNS; this is encoded by the coding sequence ATGGGCAGACGAGCACGCAAAGGCCGGGCCCGCAAGAAGAAGAGGGCCAACCACGGCCGGCGGCCCAACAGCTGA
- a CDS encoding DeoR/GlpR family DNA-binding transcription regulator: MLAQQRQQAILRRVRKHGAARVAELVRDLGVSDMTIRRDLEVLAEQGLVEKVHGGATAVGAGSTEEPGFAAKSMRQQAEKEAIARRAAELAGPGTAVALSAGTTTWTLAHHLAEVPKLTVITNSPRVADVFHHGRQDQTVVLTGGVRTPSDALVGPVAVAAVRSLNVDTLMLGVHGMSTRAGFSTPNMLEAETDRELVAAAQRLVVLADHTKWGTVGFSTIARLEEADVVVSDTGLPDDAREALAERVGTLILAEPAADENDDEAVRP, from the coding sequence ATGCTGGCCCAGCAGCGGCAGCAGGCGATCCTGCGGCGCGTGCGAAAGCACGGGGCGGCCCGGGTGGCCGAGCTGGTGCGTGATCTCGGGGTGTCGGACATGACGATCCGCCGCGATCTGGAGGTGCTCGCCGAGCAGGGGCTGGTCGAGAAGGTCCACGGCGGCGCGACGGCCGTCGGAGCCGGTTCGACCGAGGAGCCCGGCTTCGCCGCCAAGTCGATGCGCCAGCAGGCCGAGAAGGAAGCCATCGCGCGGCGCGCCGCCGAGCTCGCCGGGCCCGGTACGGCGGTCGCGCTGTCGGCCGGCACCACCACCTGGACCCTGGCACACCACCTGGCCGAGGTGCCGAAGCTGACGGTCATCACCAACTCCCCGCGCGTGGCCGACGTGTTCCACCACGGACGGCAGGACCAGACCGTCGTGCTGACCGGCGGTGTGCGCACCCCCTCCGACGCTCTGGTGGGGCCGGTGGCGGTGGCCGCCGTGCGGTCGCTGAACGTCGACACACTCATGCTCGGCGTGCACGGCATGAGCACCCGTGCCGGCTTCAGCACACCGAACATGCTGGAGGCCGAGACCGACCGTGAGCTCGTGGCGGCGGCGCAGCGTCTGGTCGTGCTGGCCGACCACACCAAGTGGGGCACGGTGGGCTTCAGCACCATCGCGCGACTGGAGGAGGCCGACGTGGTGGTCAGCGACACCGGCCTGCCGGATGACGCGCGTGAGGCCCTCGCCGAGCGCGTCGGCACGCTGATCCTGGCCGAGCCCGCGGCCGACGAGAACGACGACGAGGCGGTACGACCGTGA
- the galT gene encoding galactose-1-phosphate uridylyltransferase: MKRTITHLADGRELIYFDRRDDADRGAHDSRDLPPRPPASQLRYDPLLDEWVAVAGHRQTRTFLPPADQCPLCPSTPGNATEIPAAGYDVAVFENRFPSFSLAPVELPRVGGLSEVRPGAGRCEVVCFTDRHDSSFSALSPGQVDLVLQAWADRTSELSALPGVEQVFCFENRGSEIGITLAHPHGQIYAYPYVTPRTRQMLGSAARYRERTGENLFADVLAAEREAGTRVVAAGEHWTAFVPAAARWPFEVHVYLNRQVPDLSALEPEERAEFGPLYTGVLRRLDGLFGVPMPYVAAWHQAPVREGRDLAYLHLELFSVRRAKDKLKYLAGSESAMGAFVNDVLPEEAARMLRGE, from the coding sequence GTGAAACGGACCATCACCCATCTGGCGGACGGCCGCGAGCTGATCTACTTCGACCGCCGGGACGACGCCGACCGCGGCGCGCACGACTCCCGCGACCTGCCGCCACGTCCGCCGGCGTCGCAACTGCGGTACGACCCGCTGCTGGACGAGTGGGTGGCGGTCGCCGGTCACCGGCAGACCCGGACGTTCCTCCCTCCGGCCGACCAGTGCCCGCTGTGTCCCTCGACGCCGGGGAACGCCACCGAGATCCCCGCCGCCGGCTACGACGTCGCCGTGTTCGAGAACCGCTTCCCGTCGTTCAGCCTCGCGCCGGTGGAGCTTCCGCGGGTCGGCGGGCTCAGTGAGGTACGGCCGGGGGCCGGCCGCTGTGAGGTGGTGTGCTTCACCGACCGGCACGACTCGTCGTTCTCCGCGCTCTCCCCCGGCCAGGTGGACCTCGTGCTCCAGGCGTGGGCCGACCGCACGTCCGAGTTGTCCGCGCTGCCCGGCGTGGAGCAGGTCTTCTGTTTCGAGAACCGCGGCTCGGAGATCGGCATCACCCTGGCCCATCCGCACGGCCAGATCTACGCGTACCCGTACGTCACCCCGCGCACCCGGCAGATGCTCGGCTCGGCGGCGCGGTACCGCGAGCGCACCGGCGAGAACCTGTTCGCCGACGTGCTTGCGGCCGAGAGGGAGGCGGGGACGCGGGTGGTGGCGGCCGGGGAGCACTGGACGGCGTTCGTGCCGGCGGCGGCGCGCTGGCCGTTCGAGGTGCACGTCTACCTCAACCGGCAGGTTCCGGACCTGAGCGCGCTGGAGCCGGAGGAGCGTGCCGAGTTCGGGCCGCTGTACACGGGGGTCCTGCGGCGGCTCGACGGGCTGTTCGGGGTGCCGATGCCGTACGTCGCGGCCTGGCACCAGGCGCCGGTGCGGGAGGGCCGGGACCTCGCGTACCTGCATCTGGAGCTGTTCAGTGTGCGGCGGGCCAAGGACAAGCTGAAGTACCTGGCGGGCTCGGAGTCGGCGATGGGGGCGTTCGTCAACGACGTGTTGCCTGAGGA